In Lodderomyces beijingensis strain CBS 14171 genome assembly, chromosome: 7, the DNA window TCTGTGCTTTCGATTCCATCTACGGTCTCATTGAATATAGTCAGCAATTTCTCCTAGACAAGGACATCTCCACCTCGGAAGCACTCAACGGGGTATACTTGGCAAACAACGAGGAGGTTGGCAGTTTGACCTCGACTGGGGCTTGTGGAGGATTCTTGATTGACACTTTAAGATCAGTAGTGGCTGCCAGGTGCAGAGAGCTCCCCGTATCGGAGGCCGTTGCGCAGTTGACTACAAACACCGTCTTGTTATCAAGCGATGTCACGCATGCATTAAATCCAAACTTCAAGGAGGCCTACTTGGAGAACAACTTCCCGCTACCAAACACGGGGCCGTCgatcaagtttgactcgAATGCACACGTATTGAGCGACTCTTTGGGCAAAGAGTTTCTCACCAGAATAGTGGCTGACTTGGACGGAGtaaagttgcagcagtttcaCATACGAAACGACTCGCGGTCCGGAGGCACCATCGGGCCGATCATGTCGAGCAGCCAGAGAGGTGTCAACGGGGCACGAATGATCATCGACGTGGGTCTCCCCATTCTCAGCATGCATTCCATACGGAGCATCGCCGGGTACAAAGACGTCGGTATGGGAGTGCGCTTCTTTAAACAGGTGTTTTGTAAGTGGCGTACCGTAGCTCGAGAAATGGATGGCAAGCGGGTGTAAAATACAGaagcgcgtcacgtgacctcTCTTCCATGGAATTTTGTGGAAAATTCCCATCTTCTCTCTACGATACTGTCTAACCTAGATTTAATACCTTCGCATCGGCCAGTTTTAAACGCGGTCTACTTTGACAGGGCAAAAAGCCAAGTCGACCATGAGAATACCAAAGACTGTCTTGAACCTTCATCCCCCATGCTCTAGACCGCGGTTGTTAAAGGCACGCCCTGTGTCGTGCTCGTTTCGAAGGGCGTTCCATGCATCGACAGGCAGACTATTGATTGATTACGACCCCTACCTGACTCTAGGCGTGGACAAGTCGGCCGATCCCAAGCAGATCAAAAAGGCCTATTACGACCTCGTCAAGAAGTACCACCCGGAtgtcaacaaggagaaggacGCGGAAAGGAGATTCCACAAGATTCAGCAGAGTTACGAGATCTTGCGAGataaggaaaagaaagcgCAGTATGACCAGTTTGGGAAAAGTGCATTTGATGAGAATGGCAATCCAAGTCCctttggtgctggtggtggtgcacAGGGACAGAATCCGTTCGCAGGAGGAGGCAATCCGTTTGCAGGGTTTGGCGGTGCAAGCTCAGGGGGAAGACCCTTTGGCAATATGgggtttgattttgaagactTGTTTCGGGAAGCATTTGCTGGTGGGAGGGGGGCTTCGGGGAGAGGCGGAGGCCAAGGAGGTGCGCGCTTTGTTACGGAGCATGTTGGGGACAATGTCGAGGTTATGAAGTCTATACCGTTCAAGGAGAGTATATTTGGCGGATCGGTGACTATCAACTACAAGGTTCTCGACTCGTGCACCACCTGCCACGGAAGCGGCTTGAAAGAAGGAGCCAAGAAGCAAACTTGTCCCACCTGCCACGGAACCGGACAGACGGCACACGTCATGGGTGGGTTCCACATGGCGTCCACTTGCCCCACGTGTCACGGCTCTGGCGTGACTATACCCAGATCCGACGAGTGCGGTACCTGTCATGGCAATGGCGTGCAGGAGATCCCCAAGTCAACGACTGTCAAGATACCTCCAGGGATCAGCAACGGCGCCCGGATTCGGATCCCCGGTGGCGGCGATGCGCCATACGTGACCAAAGACGAGTACAACCAAACGCGCAATGGAGACTTGATAGTGAGGGTCAATGTGGAGAAGGACGCCATATTCACCCGTGATAAGAACAACTTGGTCATGGacaaggagattttgatgaCCACGGCTTCCTTAGGGGGCGAGATCATTGTTCCTACCTTGGACGggcaaaagatcaagctcaagatcaGACCCGGGGTGCAAAACGGCCGCAAGCTCGTGATACCGGAAAGGGGTGTCCCCGTGaatggcaacttgaacaacagagGCGATCTCGATGTCGTGTTGCATGTCAAGACCCTCGTTCCGGAAACGCCGACCCAGACCGCGCTACTTGAAGCCTTGGCGGATGCATTTGACGACAAGAACGCCAAGCGAACCGATGCCGACTGGCAGTTGGAGCTTGAGAACGACCTGGGCAAGGAGAAAGTGCTCGATATGGATGAAAAGGATCTTCACCCTTCCAAGTTGGCGAGAATAAGCAAagtcttgggcaagttcttgaACTTTGACAATGGAAAGAAAGATGGTGAGTCTAAACAATAACCTGTATATATCTTATTACTATTATTATTACACGATGCAttactttttcatcaacactttgcGTCGTTGATTTGCTTTAGCAACTCTTGGCCGCCGGTGGCATCCTTGACACGGATACAGTAGGTGGTGATTTTGCCCTCGGGACTAAACACTGGCAATCGTATTAGCGACCCATGGCCGTACCGGGTGTACTCAATGTCCTTGGAGATGGTCGTGTTGAGCAAGACACGGAAATTGCCCTCGGCTCGGATCAAGATCCGCGACTTGCCAGTGTCTTTATTGCGCAAGACTTTTAAAAGTCCCACACCTTTGGGGGTGTACGGctcgtttttgtttgactggtcaaactccatcaactttgccTTTATGGTGTACTTTGTCTCCTCGTTCTCCTCTCCCGTCTCGACCTGCTTCATTTCGCCCATTTCAGCCACGGGGGTGAAGTTTCCTTCCACTTCGGGTTCGTCTTCGCCGGCTTTGTTATCCTCTGGTTCCGCAACAGTGGACGTGCTCTTGGTGGGTGCTGAGAACGGGTTTGCATCCGCTTGGTTTGTAGACCCGAAAGATGCTGGTTTCTGCAGGGTGCCAAACAGGAAGGGCGATGCCGTGGTGTTTTCACCTGCTGGTTTACCAAACAGGAAAGGAGAGGATGTGGGCTGTGCTGTAGCTTTGGTAAATGCAGTTGGCTTTGCGCTTCCGAATTGAAAGGTGTTGGCCGTATTGAAAGCGGAAGAACTGGGTGGATTTGCACTGAAATTGAATTTTGGAGGTGCATTACTTTCTGGCTGCTGCGGCAACCCGCCGAAGGTGTTGGCTACCAGCGGCTTTGACAACGCGGGAAACTGAAAAGGCGATGACTTTTCAGTACCGCCCTTGGCTGTATCGTTGTTTGTGTCTGCACCATTcggtttgaacttgaaaacacTATCCACGATGGGcttgctgaaattgaaagtaGGCCCCTTTAGCTCGTCATCGGAGTCATCCGGATCTCGTTCGTTTAGTTTGGCGATTTTCTTTGGGTCAAATGTGAACGCGGGTTTGCTGGTTGTAGAGGACGTGTTgctaaaagaaaacagcGGTCCCTGAATCTTGACCTCGGGCTTGCGCGGCTCCTCCTCCGATTCTTCCTCCGATTCTGCATCGTCGTGCCCGTCTTTAGTCTGCTCTATCTTTTCTGCCGGTATCTCTTTGGTATCGCTCTCGATGCTTTTGTAATATCTCACATAGGCTTCGGCTATGCTGGTAAAGTCCACAATCGAATTGGCAATGTGAGACTCGTTGActttcttgacaaagttttcattcaagGCACGGATTTTGTTAGTCTTTTGggaagttgttgtagttggcgAGTTTGGTAACGTTGTGTGTGGCTTTGGAAACTGCAGTGCAGTTGAGAAAGGTGATTCTCCTTTCGGTTCATTCAACTTCCCCCTGGGCTTTAGGATCTTTCTCTTGGACAAAGTTTCCGAGGTGGCACGGGCGGGTGCGTCGGCCTCGTTTGTTTCGTAGTCGTCATCAAAAGCATCCTTAGTGATCTGCTCCGCGGCCTGCCTCTTGGTcatggtgctgctgctgcttgaatCTATAATCCTGCTCCAATTGCCCGTCTCTGGCGCAATCTATGTTGGTGATGCCCACCACAAAATCAGGAGCTACCAACTGTGCAATAGCGTTCTCGAAGGTGGCCCAGAGAATGTAAAGGCAGCTCCAAGGTCAAAGAGGTGGGCATGGAGAGGTGGAGGTGAGGTGTTTACCACAGCCTAGGAGATTCAAGAACAGGTGCTgggaagagttggaagcgACGCTACGTGAAGCACGAGGTGTGATACAACACAACGGGAAATGTAGACCcgtgctgcaaaataggCAACAGAGatggtttgaaaagtggCTGTCCTATCCATTGCAAAAGTCCCCTTCTGAATCttagcagtagtagcaacAGGTTgcgttgttttcaaaataggTCTTTGACCTGGATTCACGTGCCATTTGTGGGACGCACACACCACCCCCGTTTCCTCCTAGTTgcagagaaaaaaaagccagagAGAGACCTCACCATTTTACGCCTTACAGATTGGAAAAATACGTCCTACCAGCTCATCTTTATAGTACACAAGCAACTATAGAAGTATGTTACGACCAATGCCACAGCGGTGTATCAACTTGGGAGCCAAGATGAGGCCATATTGACAGTTACATTGGAGATGCCTGGGGGCCATTTATTTGCAAATGAAACTACAAAACCTTTGACAGTGCACTGAACAACCAGCGGCGACAATGCTtgtcgaaaaaaaaggtcttTATAGAGCGCCTGGCTCCCAATATCGCAGCTAATTCCCGGGTCCCACAGTTTTCAGATTACTAACAACCACACTAGAATGGCGCCAAAGATCCAACAAACTAAGGCCGCtaaagctgctgctgccttgGCCGGTGGTAAGAAAGGTAAAAAGAAGTGGAACAAGGGTAaggtcaaggacaaggcTCAGCACATTGTCATCTTGGACCAAGAGAAATACGACAGAATCTTGAAGGATGTCCCAACCTACAAGTACGTTTCCGTTTCCGTTTTGGTTGACAGATTGAAGATTGGAGGTTCGCTTGCCCGTGTTGCTTTGAGACAGTTGGAGGACGACGGAATCATTACCCCGGTCTTGAAGCACTCCAAACAAGCCATCTACACTCGTGCTCAGTAATTGATAGTGTAGTGGGCTCTTGCTAGCATTTGTATATTAcgaccaaaaaattttgaaaaccatAATGTGTTAGCTTCAGTGTAGCTTTAGTACTCTTCAACCCACCGAGATGGCCTCTTTCGGTGCCTCGACGTGAAAttaaaagagaaaaaaaaacgagagCTCCAAACActccttcttgtttctACATGATGATACGAACGAGTCGcccgttggtgttgaagaggGCATTTTTTGGCTCTTCGAAGCCCCAGTCATATAGCATTTCACGGGTCCTCAATGGCTCACCGGAGCAGGTTTTCGACATCGTAAGCAGGGTGGACAACTACAAGAACTTTGTGCCGTTTGTTGAGGACTCGTTCATTACAAGCAGGGATGGTGGCAATCTCCCCTCGGGAGctggtttgaaaatcgGGTGGAACGACATTACCGAGCGGTTTGTATGCAAACTCCACTGCGAGGAGAACAGAAACGTGTAcgccaaaagtgttgagctAGAGTTGTTTGAGACCCTTGAAACGCAGTGGGTGTTCAGCCACGTTTCGACGAGCAAGTTCCCAAAGTGTCGagtcgatttcaaactcacGTACAAGTTTCGAAACCCATTGTACAACCATCTCAGTTCCATGTTTGCTCCGCAGGTTAGCAACATCATGATTGgtgcgtttgaaaaacagttgaaacaacaacaacgatgaGGCCAGAATCGAACCTGTCATCAAAAGTGGTTGCCATTAGGGGAGGAAGACGCATCATATTGTGGGATAAATCGAGATATAGATCTTAATAGACACAACCTGGAACTTTAGAATTTCGTGGGTGCCGGGGAAGCCGACATTGTGTTGgtaaaagcaaaagattagACAGACCCGGGCTCAAGGATACTTCAAGCACCTCTTCTACGGAAAGTGATGCGCGACGCCGGTGACGCGTTCAGCATGGCGGCGGTAAACTACAACACGGATAGACCGcacaagaaaacaaacaatcAACCCATAACATTGGTTTGGTGAAAGTGGTTTTGACAGAGTTTAGCGGTTAGGAAATGAAAACGTGGGTGCAACGGTTCAGCTTTTGAACCGTGACCAATCGGTGGAAACAATAGCGAGTCGCGGATAAACAGCATCCACTCGCAAATGGATGTCCTGGAGGAGATCACAACGGTGCCAGAGTGGAATATAAAAAACGAGCAAAATCCTTACAAGGATAAGCATTTACTACAACTGTTATCAGTAAGCTTACGGTATTGTCAATGCTCGGTCTCGTTTGGTACATTTTATTATGCAGCAGGGTGCTTGCAGTCTCGGTTGATCCGTTACCACGCCCGCAGAACGTGACATGGTTCGGCCAAAACGCAATCGTTATCGACTTGGAGAACattgagttggaagaggaagcagGGGACAACAGCTTGGTCCAGGAGGCGTTTGAGAGAGCTGTTGATGACATTAAAACCGTCAAATGGTCACCATACTTGTACCAGAACGTCACAGCACATTGTCCCGAGTCAAAAGCCCTGGCTCCAAACGTCGTCACCGTGAACATCACAGATTACGATGctgatttgcaatttggggTAGACGAATCCTACCAGCTCAACGTTGACGAGGACGGGATCAGCATCTCCAGTGAAACCATTTGGGGCACGTTGCATGCGCTAACTACACTACAACAAATGGTGGTTTACCAGTGTGGCCAGTACTTGGTTGAGCAGTCTGTGCATGTCCACGACTACCCGCTCTTCAAACACCGCGGGCTCATGGTCGATTCAGCTCGGAACTTTTTGCCTGTGGACAAAATCACCGAGCAGATAGAAGTCATGGCCCTTGCCAAAATGAACACCTTGCATTGGCATTTGGTGGATTCGCAGAGCTGGCCGGTGGAGATTGATAGCTACCCGGAGATGACCGAAGACGCTTACTCTGCGAGCGAAGTATACACGAAAAAGGACTTGGTTTCGGTATTGGACTTTGCCAGGGCGCGCGGAGTGCGATTGGTTCCCGAGATTGACATGCCCGGACACGCTCGAGCCGGGTGGAGAAAAGTGGACCCAAACATCGTGGAATGTGCCGACCAGTTTTGGAACTATGCCGGCGTGGAGCCTCCCTCGGGGCAATTGAATATCATGAACGACGAGACTTACACCGTCATTGGCGATGTTTACCACGAGTTGAGCAATGTCTTCCGCGACCACTACTTCCACGTGGGTAACGACGAGCTTCAGAAGAACTGCTATCCCGACTCATGGTACGACAATGCCACCTTGAGTGATATCACCCAGCACTACCTTGACCGCGCCTTGCCGATGTACAACTCGGTCCCCGAGAGACAATTGATCATGTGGGACGACGTGTTGTTGGCAGACGGGGCTGTCGAGTCACTACCGGGCAACATCACATTACAGATCTGGCACACTGGCTCCggaatcaaaaacttgactcTGCGCGGTTACAAAGTGGTTGTGTCCCTGTACGACCACCTCTACCTCGACTGCGGCTACGGCGGattcttgaccaacgacTGGAAGTATGTCGACGCTCCGCAAAACACTCAGTTTAATACCTGTAAGGGAGGCAGTTGGTGCGGTCCGTATAAAACCTGGCAGAGGATCTACAcgtttgactttttgagcAACTTGACCCAGAGCGAGCAGGAGCTAGTTGTTGGCGCAGAAGCGGTGTTATGGTCGGAGCAAGTGGACTTTGCTGTGTTGACAGGCAAGATCTGGCCACGGGCCTCGGCGTTGGGAGAGTCGCTCTGGAGTGGCAACAAGAACGCAAGCGGCGAGTTTCGGTTGTACGAGATGTCGACGCGTATTGTAAAGTTTCGCGAGTATTTGGTCTCCTTGGGTTTTGCTGTGTCTCCGTTGGTGCCGaagttttgtttgttcaatCCGCACGGGTGCGACGCAGAAAGGCCGCCTGTACATTTTTAGACGTGTAGTGTTTAATCAGATGAGTTCCCTTGATCAGCTTACTGAGCAGGTGTTACAAGAGCTTAGAGACTCGGACGACTCTCATTTCAACGAGCGCTTGGCGGAGTTGGCGCAGGTGGTGAAGCTAACCTCGGAGAGCGAAACAAAAGAGTTGTTACACCCCAGCTCGGTCACAACAGTTTTGGAGTATACACCTCAGAATGAGACATACCAGTTGCGATTATACCGTGGGTTGCTATTGGTGGTGAGGAACCTCTCTCGAGTATTGGACCACCAGTTCTACCCCCGGGTCATCACAAgcttggaaaagttttcctTACCAGTGAGTGAGTGGACGGAGAAGATCCGGCTTGTTTACTGGGAGGCACTTGCCAATTTTCCCCGCAACGAATACGTCAACGAAACCAATAAGTTGTTTGGGTCAGCTAGGAGCCTGTTTGAGCGTCCCGTGATCCATCTACTATTCCGGCAGTTTTACACTGAAGATCCAGATGTTACCAATCAAACCTTACTTACATTGCTTCACATCAAGGACAACCATGTGATGAAAAACGTGTACCGCTTGTACCAGGGTATTGACTTTAACAAAGTCGACCACGATTCCAAGATGCTCGTCCACTTGATATACGACATTGTCACGCACGAGAGTTTTGGCCAGTGGATCAAAACACAAGACGATGCAGGTGTTATGGATTGGCTTGGTGCCACCTCCGACATTGTTCAGACCAAAGACGACTGGAGTGGCTACCAGCTAGTTGCATTGTTGGACTGGACCGTGACCACGTTCCAGAGTTTCAGCCAGCGGTTGAACAGTGACACCATTCAGGACGACGCATTGGAGTCGGGGGTTTTAAACACACTACACATTATATCAGATCTTGCACAATACCACCACTCAATTAAATTCCTCCGCAGTGACTCCAATTTCCTACCGCTGCTCATCCACGTGCTCAAAACAATACATGAAAACGTGCAACGAGTGACCATGACCTccaagattgaacaagCGGTTGGCTATTCCAACGCCAAGGGGAtgatcatcaccatcctTTCGTACCTTTCCTACCAGTCATTTACAACCCAAGAACGAGTGCGAGAGTTGGCGGGGTTGGGCTTGGTCCTTTCCAACTGCCAgatcgacaacaacaacccgtTCATCAAAGAGCAAGCGATTCTCTGCGTCAAGtatcttttggaaaaaaacgagCAGAACCAAAAGTTTGTAGCAGAGTTGGAAGCGACAAAGGCAGTCGATGATGAGGTATTGCAACAAGTGGGCTACAAAGTCGACATTGTCGACGGACAAGTCACTATAAACAAAAAGGTctaaaacttcaactcatcTCTAATAGCCTGCTTCACTTTCTCCACACTAGGCtcgtcaatcaatttcaacctcttttccttgctgCTCAACGCCTTCAACTCTGCGGGCAAcacgtctttttcaaacgagtAGCCCTCAAACGACTCCAACGCTTTGTTCACCACCTCCGAGAACTTGGCAGGGTGGGCTGTGGAAAGCGAAATGTACTGCGCCGGCTCTTTTGCAAGGAACCGGTACGCCGTTTCCACTCCGATGGCCGTGTGTGGGTCAATCACGTACTTTTCAGGGCTTTCGGAGTACACCCTTTTGATGGCTGCGATGGTGTCATTGTTGGAGACCCTGTCCGAGTCGAAAATCAGCCTGGCACGGTCAACCACCGCACTTGGCGCGGTGAAGCTACCCTTTGTTTTTAGCTCTGTCATCCACTGGTTCAACACGGTGCCGGCTTTTGCGTCGTCTCCACCAGTCAAGTTGTCCCTGATCAAGTACCACAACAACCTTTCAAAATTGGAGGAGATCAAAATGTCCATTGCTGGGGAGTAGGTGGCCTTGACCCCGACACCCTGCTGCTTGGCATACTCCCCCGACTTCATGAACCTGTCCAAGATGTCATTCTCGTTGGTGGCAATGACCAATTTGTCCACGGGCAAGCCCATCCTATAGGCATAGTACCCTGCCAAGATGTCTCCAAAGTTACCAGAGGGAACCACAAATCTCACCTTGCTGCTTGGTGCTAGCTTCTGCAACTGAAAGTACGCATAAAAGTAGTACGTCTGCTGAGCCAAGATTCTCGCccagttgatggagttgaccGCACCCACGTGGtacttgtcgttgaactCCCTATCGCCAAAGATCAGCTTGACAATGTCTTGACAATCGTCAAATGTGCCGTTGACTGAAAGAGTGTGCACGTTGGAGTCCTCCACAGTGGTCATTTGTTCTTCCTGGATGGGACTGATTCTGCCCGTGGGGTACAAAATGAACACCGAAACGTCCTTTTTGCCTCTCAATCCGTAGATGGCTGCCGAGCCAGTGTCTCCTGATGTTGCGCCAACCACAGTGACAATGTCTCTTGGTTCCCCTTTGGCTTTAGCACTGTTGCGTCTCACTAAAAAAtattcaaacaagttgccGACAAACTGAAGCGCCACGTCTTTGAAGGCGTACGTTGGGCCGtgaaacaactccaaaaggTAGAGGTTTTCGTCCAACTGCCTCAAGGGGGTGACTTCTTTTGCCCTGAATGTGGAGTACGACCTAGCAACCAAATCCTTTAGGTCTGAGTCATTGATTTCCGCTTCGTTTATGTACAACCTCATGATTTGAAAAGCCAACTCGTTGAACGACAAGTCCTTCcatttggtgatgaagcTGGGGGGCAACTTGGGTATCGCCGACGGCAAGTAGAGACCTCCATCGGGCGCCAACCCGGTCATGACAACATCCTCAAACGAGAGGTCCTCGTGGGTGGTGGATCTAGTGGACCTGTATGCTTGTGCCGACATGAATGGTGATGCTTATTAGTCACTCGCGTGGGGACCtgtaaatttttcaaaattttttatatttttcttGAACCTTTTTTCACTCACTACCAGGCGTCTAGTTGACTCAACAATGATACGAACGTGTCCACGACGCATTGGCCACCACTTTAGCATCTATTCCAGGCGGCTCGCCCGCCGGCATGCTTATACCCGGACGACTCCGTACTCCGACCAATACTACCGCCCTATAATCATGGAGGGGGCTgccgggtttgaaaaactcatcatACCGTTGGACTTTTGTGCCGAGAATCAGACGCTAGAGACGCAAGCACAGAGCGAGCTCAGAAACATTGTTGACTCTTTCCAGCCTGCAATTGAGGCGGCCATTGGTTACGGCTCGGGGATTCTTCCGCAAGACGGGTACGGCAGTGACACGGGAGACAGATCCGACACCAAGCAGTTGGACTTTATCtttttggtcaaggacTCGGCCCAGTTCCACAGGGAAAACTTACAGCAGAACCCGGGACACTACTCGGCCAAATCGCTCATgtggatcaacttgatccagGGCAAGggcatcttcttcaaccccTATGTTTCCATCCAGAACCACGTGACAAAGTACGGCGTGGTGGACGAGCGGAGCGCACTCATGGACTTGAGCGAGTGGTCGTCGCTCTACTTTGCAGGGCGGATGCAGAAACCGGTCAACTACATCAAAGAACACGACGTcatggtcaagtttttgaaccaGTACAACCTCAAGAACGCCATGACCATAgcgatttttttgatccagTCCAACCAGTTTTCCGAAAGGGAACTCTACGAGCAGATCACCAGTTTGTCGTACTTGGGCGATTTCCGCATGTACGTGGGAGGCGAGAACCCGAACAAGGTGCGCAACATTGTCTCCAAGCAGTTCCACCACTTTCGCAAACTCTACCAGCCGATACTCGACTACTTTATCCACCGCAACTACCTCATACTCACGAACAACGATGACAAAGACAGAACTTTCAagaccaatttgaacgccagtgccaagatcaaactcATCTCGTGCCTACCGTTGAAGTTCCGCACGCAGCTATACAGCCGGTACCCGGAGTCGTccatcaaggagattgcCACCGACCGCAACCTCGCCTACAAtatcaagcagttgatcaCGAGGACGATTATTTATAGTTCGGTTGTGCAAGCGATCAAGGGTGTGTTTGCATCGGGGATGTTAAAGTCGATGCGGTACGCCTTGGCAAAGCGCAGGAAAAACGGTTTGGGATGAGCCACCTTTAGACTATAGCCAGTGGAAGATCAAAATGCAGGTGTGCTAAGATGTTGTGATGTCCGTTGGGTTGCAATGCACGTGATATGCACGTGCCGGCAGTAGCGTAGACAGGGGCCCCGAGGCCACAATATACACGCAGTAGCACCACAATTGACAGCTCTTGGTATGTACATACTAGGTAGGCGATACCAGTGACATTGCAAGGGAATGCCGTGACTCTCGGATTCCCTAGACACATTGCGGATGTCGTCACTGCATAAGACCAAAGCATGTTTtaaaactctggtgtattTGAAAGCTTTGTTATGTACTGCATAGTCGATACTACTGTAATTCGCCCTCAAGGTGACAATTTTGCCAGATTATGCGGCAAAAACTTGTAGACTCGGTGAAGTGACTACGTTTTTGACTACAAAGCTCTAGCTGTTGATACGAGACAGTGCCTTAGAAGCAAGTGGACTTTGAAgtgaacttgcccaaaacAGACACAGGTGCAGACAGTGGGGAGCGGGAAGCATACGTGAAGCAGTTGGTAGCGCTGAAAACGAACAGAAGACATGACATGTACTCATGTAGGAGAGTAAAGCAGCAATCTAGATGAGGCGTGAGCCAGGATCTTTGACCGTAAAGGGAGCCAATAGAGTGGAGGAAGGACGATGGTGACGTCTGTGGGTGCTTCTagtgtggtggttggatcacgtgacacggAGATTGAAGTGCGGAGAAGTGTAGAGAGTAGGTGCACAGGAACCACAGTGAAATGTTGCGTAAAATTGGAgggaaattcaacaacgaaataATTAATAGAGAGCAAAAGACTAGGTGGTTCTATTGGACTTCCATCTGGACTGCAAAGTGTCCTCTCAGTGCGGGTATGGAGTCCACAGTAGCATCACTGTTGGGTGTATTGgtgtggctgcaaaatggcCATTTGGCTCCGTAAGAGACTCAACTATGTAGACActgagagaaagagagacagagaacaaaaagaaagtccCTCTAAGACCAGTAGCAGCAACTGGAGTGATTGGGTGGAGAGTCGAAGAGTAGAGAGGAAATTAACGTCAAGGGCTGGTCGCCTTTTGCAGAGCTCTTTACCAATGAGGAGTATATCAAGAGCGGGTACAGGACGGATTTCGGAAACTACTACCAGATCGGCCCGGGCAACAACATGAGCACCACCGTGGGCTCGGCGATGGTAGCCGCGTCCTTGAAACTACTACAGGGCAGCTCTGAGCACAAGACATGGTTGATGTTCACCCACGACACCGATATGGAGATCTACTTTTCGTCTATGGGGTTGGTCGAGCTTGAAACTGCGTTACCGGCGCATGTTGTTTTGCCCAATCCCTACAACGCGGCCGAGATGTTCCCCCAGGGAGGCCGAACTTAcatggaaaagttgcagtGCGGAGGCCAACTGTATGTGCGGTTTGTTATGAATGATGCAGTGGTTCCGTACCCAAAGTGCACCAGCGGGGTTGGATTCAGCTGTCCATTGGAGGAGTTTGTGGAGATTGTTTCGAGGCGAGACCAATGCAACTCGAGTGTTCCCACAgagttgagtttcttttggGACTACCACGAGGTGAGATATGACGCGCCGTTGATTGATCAATAGACACAGTGAACTCTGAGTCTTTGTAGGCATATCATTAATACATCAGTTGAAATGAGTTTGCCATTAACAAACTATCGTAATTAATAAATCTTTATAAACGTATAAGTTGTTTAG includes these proteins:
- a CDS encoding 40S ribosomal protein eS25, giving the protein MAPKIQQTKAAKAAAALAGGKKGKKKWNKGKVKDKAQHIVILDQEKYDRILKDVPTYKYVSVSVLVDRLKIGGSLARVALRQLEDDGIITPVLKHSKQAIYTRAQ